In Spirosoma aureum, a single genomic region encodes these proteins:
- a CDS encoding TonB-dependent receptor, with amino-acid sequence MKIIYVISALQLTTSVASAQVILAGRVTDQKGHSLPGANVFLRGTYDGANTDSTGSFRFSTTRKDTATLQVSYIGYESFSQKVTLGFPTPIAIRLTEAANDLNTVVITAGSFEASDERRMTMLKPMDIVTTAGANADITAAMNLLPGTQRVGEQTGLFVRGGSGEEAKVVIDGMIVQNPYFSSMPDVQSRGRFQPFMFKGTSFSTGGYSAQYGQALSSVLLLNTTDKTQNEGVSLSLNLANAGISYDHATEKSSVSATGYYGNLKPLFTLVRQNIDWTHIPEFAGSSLTYRLQPTKTGMFKFYGMYSDSRLGMHFVDPSNETGKTALQQHNRNFFTTSTYTDSWANGRWLLNSGLSYSYDTDATTFDTQDFGRSSARAQGRFVLTRLFGNNSLLFGTEAHAITIKNSVQGIQYALHDNYGAVFMESQTYLGRNLAVQAGIRGEYSSVLSRFNLAPRLSLAYKTGMFSQVSMAYGQFYQTPDYRYLYRNTSLDFERADHLILNYQIIKNKRTFRIETFYKNYAQLVREFTGQPFDANPYRFPIGATNNTGNGYAQGFDVFWRDQKTIKGLDYWITYSYVDSRRLFQQYTVQATPTFISNHNISLIMKRYFEKISTNIGLTYTVSSGRPYFNPTNEVFLADRTPIVNNLSFSASHITSIRKNFVVLYASIDNILNTHNVFTYRYTPDTKTRYAVGPQSYRSFFVGGMIMLSKKAKVNVNEL; translated from the coding sequence ATGAAAATAATTTACGTTATTTCCGCCCTGCAACTCACCACGTCTGTGGCTTCGGCACAGGTCATACTGGCAGGGCGCGTAACGGATCAGAAAGGACATTCGTTGCCAGGTGCCAATGTGTTCCTGCGTGGTACGTACGATGGTGCTAATACCGACAGTACGGGTAGCTTCCGTTTTTCTACCACCCGAAAAGATACGGCCACCCTACAGGTTTCCTACATCGGTTATGAGTCATTCAGCCAAAAAGTAACCCTGGGATTTCCTACCCCCATTGCGATTCGGCTCACCGAAGCAGCCAACGATCTGAATACGGTTGTCATCACAGCGGGCTCATTTGAAGCGTCCGACGAACGCCGGATGACCATGCTTAAGCCAATGGATATTGTAACAACTGCCGGAGCCAACGCTGACATCACTGCTGCCATGAATCTGTTGCCCGGTACGCAGCGGGTTGGCGAACAAACGGGATTGTTCGTGCGGGGAGGCTCCGGAGAGGAAGCAAAAGTAGTAATCGATGGGATGATCGTCCAGAATCCGTATTTCAGTTCGATGCCCGATGTTCAGTCACGAGGGCGGTTTCAACCCTTCATGTTTAAAGGAACATCCTTTAGCACAGGGGGATATTCAGCCCAGTACGGTCAGGCACTCTCATCAGTCCTATTGCTCAATACCACCGATAAAACCCAGAATGAAGGAGTTAGTCTAAGTTTAAATCTGGCGAATGCAGGCATCAGCTACGACCATGCTACGGAGAAATCGTCGGTATCTGCAACGGGTTATTATGGCAATCTCAAGCCTCTTTTCACTCTGGTTCGGCAAAACATCGACTGGACGCACATACCCGAATTTGCCGGATCGTCTTTAACGTATCGGCTACAGCCTACTAAAACAGGAATGTTCAAGTTTTATGGCATGTATTCCGACAGTAGGCTTGGTATGCATTTCGTCGATCCGTCGAATGAAACGGGCAAAACAGCACTTCAGCAGCACAATCGTAACTTCTTTACCACCAGTACATATACCGATAGTTGGGCCAATGGCCGCTGGCTGCTCAATTCTGGTTTATCGTATAGCTATGACACAGACGCAACCACGTTCGATACCCAGGATTTCGGGCGTTCAAGTGCACGGGCACAGGGCCGGTTTGTGCTGACTCGGCTCTTCGGCAACAACTCGCTGCTGTTTGGTACCGAAGCCCACGCTATTACAATAAAAAATTCAGTACAGGGAATCCAATACGCTCTGCATGATAATTATGGCGCAGTGTTCATGGAGTCGCAGACTTACCTGGGACGCAATTTAGCCGTACAGGCAGGAATCAGGGGCGAATATTCGTCGGTACTCAGCCGATTCAACCTGGCTCCCCGCTTATCCCTGGCTTACAAAACAGGGATGTTCAGCCAGGTATCGATGGCTTATGGACAATTCTATCAAACGCCGGATTATCGCTATCTCTATCGCAATACGTCTCTGGATTTCGAACGGGCCGACCATTTAATTCTGAACTACCAGATCATTAAAAACAAGCGCACATTCCGGATTGAGACTTTCTATAAAAACTACGCGCAATTAGTTCGTGAATTTACGGGTCAACCTTTTGACGCCAATCCCTATCGTTTTCCGATCGGCGCTACGAACAACACGGGTAATGGTTACGCGCAGGGGTTCGACGTTTTCTGGCGCGATCAGAAAACAATAAAGGGCCTCGATTACTGGATTACCTACAGCTACGTAGACTCCAGGCGGCTATTTCAGCAATACACAGTTCAGGCTACTCCGACATTCATTTCTAATCACAACATAAGCCTGATTATGAAGCGGTATTTCGAGAAGATCAGCACGAACATAGGGCTAACCTACACGGTCAGTAGTGGCAGACCCTACTTCAATCCTACTAACGAAGTATTTCTTGCTGACCGGACGCCCATAGTTAATAACCTCAGTTTCAGCGCCAGTCATATTACGAGCATCAGGAAAAATTTTGTAGTCCTCTATGCTTCAATAGATAACATCCTCAATACGCACAATGTGTTTACGTATCGCTACACCCCCGATACAAAGACCCGCTATGCTGTTGGTCCACAGTCATACCGGAGTTTCTTCGTCGGTGGTATGATCATGCTCTCGAAGAAAGCGAAGGTAAACGTGAACGAATTATAA
- a CDS encoding GNAT family N-acetyltransferase: MTIRRSGASVAVGWTKTTVLICQHPTFSDELSKAGCEIPQDKDKFGLTFGGIHSYFRIKTLAPLTTTLITFQLSLGRLRPWREGDEDSLARHASNRRIWNNVRDFFPYPYTPRDAHSWVRSNKSYQQPNNLAIEIDGQAVGNIGFTIKDDIYRYNAEIGYWLSEDYWGQGIMSEAVPVMTDYIFKNFQVNRIFACVLDGNVGSMRVLEASGYRHESVHLKAAVKNNQYLDEHIFAMLRSEFRELNR; this comes from the coding sequence ATGACGATCCGGCGTTCTGGTGCTTCGGTTGCTGTTGGATGGACCAAAACTACCGTGCTCATCTGCCAGCACCCCACTTTTTCCGACGAACTCAGTAAAGCGGGGTGTGAAATCCCGCAGGATAAGGATAAATTTGGGTTAACATTTGGTGGAATACATAGTTACTTTCGTATAAAGACCCTCGCACCATTGACCACTACATTGATCACATTTCAACTTTCTCTTGGTCGACTTCGCCCCTGGCGTGAGGGCGATGAAGATTCGTTAGCCCGCCATGCCAGTAACCGTCGTATCTGGAATAACGTCCGGGATTTTTTTCCGTACCCCTACACGCCACGCGATGCCCATTCGTGGGTGCGATCCAATAAGTCATATCAACAGCCTAATAATCTGGCTATTGAGATTGATGGTCAGGCCGTAGGGAATATTGGATTTACGATTAAAGACGATATTTATCGCTATAATGCCGAGATTGGCTACTGGCTTAGTGAAGACTATTGGGGGCAGGGAATTATGAGCGAAGCCGTGCCGGTCATGACTGATTATATTTTTAAGAATTTTCAGGTCAATCGGATTTTTGCCTGTGTGCTGGATGGAAATGTAGGTTCGATGCGGGTGTTGGAAGCATCGGGGTATCGACACGAATCCGTACATCTTAAAGCCGCTGTCAAGAACAATCAATATCTGGACGAGCATATTTTTGCCATGTTACGTTCAGAATTTAGAGAGTTAAACCGATAG
- a CDS encoding LytR/AlgR family response regulator transcription factor: MTFPLKTILIDDEPLAISRLRRLLVKYNDTFEVIGDAPNGAEGLTLIEAERPDVIFLDIEMPLLNGFEMLSRLTAMPLVVFATAFDQYAIRAFEENSVDYLLKPVEADRLARTAQKIRSLVERNDPSQLGSSPMSDNLMRLLAQMQPKKEIYSISVKTGEKIRLVPLSDIAFFEAEDKYVFLATMDGQKFLTTYTLTTLNEKLPDTFVRVSRSVMVNRHKIAEIHKHFDGKFLLAMSDKKGTKLTTGSTYGEAVRQMLEL; the protein is encoded by the coding sequence ATGACATTCCCGCTCAAAACCATACTTATTGATGATGAGCCACTGGCTATCAGCCGTTTACGCCGACTTCTCGTCAAATACAATGATACGTTTGAGGTAATAGGCGACGCGCCGAACGGGGCTGAAGGTTTAACATTGATCGAAGCAGAACGCCCGGATGTAATTTTTTTAGACATCGAGATGCCCTTGCTCAACGGCTTCGAAATGCTTTCGCGACTCACGGCGATGCCGTTGGTTGTATTTGCCACAGCCTTTGATCAGTATGCGATTCGGGCATTTGAAGAAAACTCGGTCGATTATTTACTAAAGCCCGTTGAAGCAGATCGATTAGCTCGTACAGCGCAGAAAATCAGATCGTTGGTCGAACGAAACGATCCCTCACAATTAGGCAGCAGCCCGATGTCGGACAATTTAATGCGGCTTTTGGCCCAGATGCAGCCGAAAAAAGAAATTTATTCAATCTCGGTGAAAACGGGCGAAAAAATCCGGCTGGTTCCTCTTTCAGACATTGCTTTTTTTGAAGCCGAAGACAAATATGTTTTTCTGGCTACGATGGACGGGCAGAAGTTTCTGACAACTTATACGCTGACTACACTCAACGAAAAACTGCCCGACACATTTGTCCGCGTGAGCCGGTCGGTGATGGTCAATCGGCATAAAATTGCCGAAATTCACAAGCATTTCGATGGCAAATTCCTGCTGGCGATGAGCGATAAAAAAGGTACGAAACTGACAACGGGCAGTACCTATGGCGAAGCTGTGCGGCAGATGCTGGAACTTTAA
- a CDS encoding translation initiation factor, translating into MSKKNRSGIVYSTNPDFDYQSDDQSEAETVAPAQQSLKIWLEKLGGNKVVTSIRGFIGTDADLADLGKQLKTACGAGGSTKDNEILIQGDHRDKVLAWLTGKGYKAKKAGG; encoded by the coding sequence ATGAGCAAGAAAAATCGCAGTGGTATTGTTTACTCAACTAACCCAGACTTTGATTACCAATCTGACGATCAGTCAGAAGCCGAAACAGTAGCCCCAGCCCAGCAAAGTCTGAAAATCTGGTTAGAGAAATTAGGCGGCAATAAGGTCGTAACGAGTATACGCGGATTTATTGGCACTGATGCCGATCTGGCAGACCTCGGCAAACAATTGAAAACCGCCTGTGGTGCAGGCGGTTCAACGAAAGACAACGAAATTCTGATTCAGGGCGACCACCGTGATAAAGTGCTGGCGTGGCTAACTGGTAAAGGTTATAAAGCGAAAAAAGCAGGGGGATAA
- a CDS encoding peptide MFS transporter, translated as MEATIEKPVNEATLFGHPMGLFVLFFTEMWERFSYYGMRAILLLFLIDNVRGGMGLTEADGAAIYGIYTASVYLLSLPGGWIADNLLGQRKSILYGGIVIMLGHIILAIPSGPGLFYAGLCTVAIGTGLLKPNISSLVGELYPEGGARKDAAFSIFYMGINTGSLLGISIVGYLGQKISWHYGFGAAAIAMALGIITFRMFGQKYLGDRGLYVVPTAVGEENSSTGNRSLLVFLAVLVAILAGLQLAGVIDMTTAQGLAQAMGTIISLIAVSYFVYILAAGGLDSVEKKRVVVLFVFFLASALFWAGNEQQGSSLQIFADRYTDLNLFGWQMPSSWFQNLNPAFILIFSPVLAALWVFLFKRKIDFAVPAKFATSLLLLGLAYVVMVVASRLALSGTGVRTSPFFLAFTYLFFTLGELFLSPVGLSAFSKLSPKRYTSQLMGLWFVGTSLGNLIAGLFAGGFDEKNVHQMPEMFQNVAYFSLGFGFLLLVLVKPLKKWMGGIE; from the coding sequence ATGGAAGCTACTATTGAGAAGCCCGTTAATGAGGCCACGCTTTTCGGCCATCCAATGGGCCTTTTCGTCTTATTTTTTACCGAGATGTGGGAGCGGTTCAGCTACTATGGTATGCGAGCCATTCTGTTGCTGTTTCTAATTGATAATGTTCGGGGTGGGATGGGGTTGACCGAAGCTGATGGTGCCGCTATTTATGGCATTTATACCGCTTCTGTTTACCTGCTTTCGCTGCCTGGAGGCTGGATTGCCGACAACCTGCTGGGGCAGCGCAAATCGATTCTGTACGGTGGCATAGTCATTATGCTTGGCCATATCATATTAGCTATTCCATCGGGACCCGGATTGTTCTACGCCGGACTCTGCACGGTTGCCATTGGAACGGGATTACTGAAACCTAATATTAGCAGTCTTGTAGGCGAACTTTACCCTGAAGGCGGTGCTCGTAAAGACGCTGCCTTTTCTATTTTCTACATGGGTATCAATACCGGATCGTTGCTCGGTATTTCGATCGTAGGCTATCTGGGACAGAAAATTAGCTGGCACTATGGGTTCGGAGCCGCAGCTATAGCAATGGCCCTGGGGATCATTACTTTCCGGATGTTCGGCCAAAAATACCTCGGCGACCGGGGCCTCTATGTGGTACCAACAGCGGTTGGAGAGGAAAATTCATCGACGGGCAATCGTTCGCTATTGGTGTTTCTGGCTGTGTTGGTGGCAATTCTGGCCGGTTTGCAACTGGCCGGAGTAATCGATATGACAACCGCGCAGGGGCTGGCTCAGGCAATGGGCACGATTATTTCGCTCATCGCTGTAAGTTACTTTGTTTATATTCTGGCTGCGGGTGGGCTCGATAGTGTCGAGAAAAAGCGGGTTGTCGTTCTATTCGTGTTTTTTCTGGCATCGGCTTTATTCTGGGCGGGAAATGAACAACAAGGTTCATCACTGCAAATTTTTGCCGATCGCTATACCGACCTTAACCTGTTTGGGTGGCAGATGCCTTCGAGCTGGTTTCAAAATCTAAATCCTGCTTTTATCCTCATTTTTTCGCCGGTTCTGGCGGCCTTATGGGTTTTCCTGTTCAAGCGAAAGATTGATTTTGCCGTTCCTGCCAAATTCGCGACTAGTCTACTGCTGCTTGGATTAGCTTATGTTGTTATGGTAGTAGCCTCCCGGCTGGCGCTTAGTGGTACTGGCGTTCGTACATCGCCGTTCTTTCTGGCATTTACCTATCTGTTCTTTACCCTTGGCGAACTGTTTTTGAGCCCCGTCGGGTTGAGTGCCTTTTCCAAGTTATCCCCCAAACGGTACACGAGCCAGCTAATGGGCTTATGGTTCGTAGGTACGTCGCTGGGGAACCTGATCGCCGGCCTGTTTGCGGGCGGATTCGATGAGAAAAATGTGCACCAGATGCCCGAAATGTTCCAGAACGTTGCCTATTTCAGCCTGGGATTTGGCTTTCTGCTTTTGGTGCTTGTTAAGCCACTAAAGAAATGGATGGGCGGAATCGAATAG
- the cmk gene encoding (d)CMP kinase, protein MPKIVIAIDGYSSCGKSTTAKAVAAKMGYGYIDTGAMYRAVTLFFLQERVSFSNKKEIEAALDRIHITFKHNARTGKNETCLNGLNVEEEIRKMYISNLVSEVSAIPEVRWAMVAQQQKMGRRRGLVMDGRDIGTKVFPNAEIKVFMTAETYIRAKRRQQELLAKGELVGLEEIIKNIEKRDLIDTTRSESPLVQAPDAILLDTSHMTIEEQVDWVIELADRRLAELHRLKSKKVIG, encoded by the coding sequence ATGCCGAAGATAGTGATTGCCATAGACGGATATTCCAGTTGCGGAAAAAGTACGACGGCTAAGGCCGTAGCCGCCAAAATGGGTTACGGTTACATCGACACGGGTGCTATGTATCGAGCTGTAACACTGTTCTTTCTTCAGGAACGGGTTTCGTTTTCCAATAAAAAAGAAATTGAAGCTGCTCTTGACCGTATTCATATTACATTCAAGCACAACGCTCGCACGGGTAAGAACGAAACCTGTTTGAACGGGCTGAATGTAGAGGAAGAAATTCGCAAGATGTACATTTCCAATCTGGTCAGTGAAGTGAGCGCCATTCCAGAAGTTCGTTGGGCAATGGTAGCCCAGCAGCAGAAGATGGGGCGTCGGCGAGGACTTGTTATGGATGGTCGGGATATCGGAACCAAAGTTTTTCCGAATGCGGAGATCAAAGTTTTCATGACCGCCGAAACGTATATTCGGGCTAAACGGCGTCAGCAGGAGTTGCTGGCAAAGGGTGAATTGGTCGGTCTGGAAGAAATTATTAAAAACATCGAAAAGCGGGATCTAATTGACACCACTCGCTCTGAAAGCCCGCTCGTCCAGGCACCTGATGCCATTTTGCTGGATACGTCGCACATGACTATTGAAGAGCAGGTCGATTGGGTTATTGAACTGGCAGACCGGCGGCTGGCCGAATTACATCGATTGAAATCGAAGAAAGTAATAGGATAA
- a CDS encoding Kelch repeat-containing protein, whose amino-acid sequence MNDTPPLAGGWHPRSDLSGTARNAAVTFTLGDLAYVGTGANTDKDPLADFWQYDPAKNSWTQIADFPGKARSEAVGFTIGDKGYVGTGLDRITGNLLKDFYAYDAATNKWTPIADFGGSARRSAIAFTVDGIGFVGTGSDGAEQKDLWAYNPATDSWTRKADFGGRARLGAATFVINNIAYLGTGSTNNVNQNDFWAYDASKDVWKERRNFTGTSIARSYSVGFSINKIGYLITGACTQRSGDYDVWAYDPTDDSWDTKSSFEGTARTRAVGFATSSKGYITTGSSGQTRFNDLWEFTPDGN is encoded by the coding sequence ATGAATGATACGCCACCCCTTGCTGGAGGCTGGCATCCAAGGTCAGATCTTAGCGGAACAGCGCGAAATGCTGCTGTAACATTTACCCTTGGCGATCTGGCTTATGTCGGAACCGGGGCCAATACCGATAAAGACCCACTTGCCGACTTCTGGCAGTATGATCCGGCAAAAAATTCCTGGACACAAATTGCCGACTTCCCTGGGAAAGCCCGTAGTGAAGCGGTTGGTTTTACTATTGGTGATAAAGGCTACGTTGGAACAGGCCTTGATCGGATTACGGGCAATTTGCTAAAGGATTTTTATGCGTATGATGCGGCCACAAATAAGTGGACTCCGATAGCCGATTTTGGCGGGTCGGCCAGACGGTCGGCCATTGCGTTTACCGTAGATGGGATCGGTTTTGTCGGAACAGGATCTGACGGCGCCGAACAGAAAGACTTATGGGCCTACAATCCCGCGACAGATTCCTGGACGCGTAAAGCCGATTTTGGCGGCCGGGCACGGCTTGGTGCGGCAACTTTTGTTATTAACAACATCGCTTATCTTGGAACAGGAAGTACCAATAATGTGAACCAAAATGATTTCTGGGCGTATGATGCCTCTAAAGATGTCTGGAAAGAGCGTCGGAATTTTACCGGAACATCCATCGCCCGTTCCTACAGCGTTGGTTTTTCGATTAATAAAATCGGTTATCTCATAACAGGTGCCTGTACACAGCGTTCAGGCGATTACGACGTATGGGCGTATGACCCCACCGATGATTCATGGGATACCAAATCGTCGTTTGAAGGTACTGCCCGAACACGAGCTGTCGGCTTTGCTACCAGCTCCAAAGGCTATATAACGACGGGGTCAAGCGGTCAGACGCGTTTTAATGATTTATGGGAGTTTACGCCGGATGGTAACTAG
- a CDS encoding peptidoglycan DD-metalloendopeptidase family protein, which translates to MLLPFDFQKDPYLRLDLSATNPDLALLDLTDTVLFTDYIFGKLREAGVKVGVGGYNEHRVIYRRSEHFNTQEEPREIHLGIDFWAEAGTPVFAPLAGIVHSFQDNANFGDYGPTIILEHTIGGQPLYSLYGHLTRSSLSGLYVGKQIDVDDKIGEIGPYPENGDWPPHLHFQLMTDMLGHEGDFPGVCSISDRAKFLAICPNPNDLMGIRGL; encoded by the coding sequence ATGCTTCTTCCCTTCGATTTTCAGAAAGATCCCTATTTACGACTCGACTTATCGGCCACAAACCCTGATCTGGCACTGCTTGATTTAACCGATACGGTCCTCTTTACTGATTATATTTTTGGGAAACTACGGGAAGCAGGTGTTAAAGTCGGCGTTGGTGGTTATAACGAACATCGTGTCATTTACCGTCGTAGCGAACACTTTAATACGCAGGAAGAACCTCGAGAGATTCACCTAGGCATTGACTTCTGGGCCGAAGCCGGAACGCCCGTCTTTGCCCCCTTAGCCGGTATCGTTCATAGTTTTCAGGACAATGCCAACTTCGGCGACTACGGCCCAACCATTATTCTGGAACATACGATTGGCGGGCAACCACTTTACAGCCTCTACGGCCATCTTACGCGTTCGTCGCTGAGTGGGTTATATGTGGGAAAGCAAATTGACGTAGACGATAAAATCGGTGAGATTGGCCCCTATCCCGAAAATGGTGATTGGCCTCCACACCTCCATTTTCAACTCATGACCGATATGCTTGGCCACGAGGGTGACTTTCCTGGCGTTTGCTCAATAAGCGATCGCGCGAAGTTTCTGGCGATCTGCCCGAATCCCAATGATCTGATGGGCATTCGGGGTTTATAA
- a CDS encoding histidine kinase, which translates to MTREQLIGTIGKNGRRLNMRASDLADFDFSGIDLTQADLRFSNLTRANFRGAILRQANLSFSELSGADFTDADLYEANLNFCGLMNVNLTGANVEGATFNFAGRSKYIPEKIKAEPITLTTLLQKPGWGTFIGSFLGALLIYGCNAIIYFTHLILNATDPLIAGLYRFLIIENVTDGAAVFLLTWAMSGWLTSQFKAIWLRHLLVSVAVIISFFSINSVLYMLLGKPFIDELAKRPVGVEQTASWYFYVLGDLLIANIFLYVLQQGRQLTRKLSEQEIQLLNLEKLKTRAELDALQAKINPHFLYNALNSIASLVHEDPDKAEEMTLLLSKLFRYSTSRNGELFSTLADELEMVRTYLQVEQVRFGNRLTFSVEVADPALNELKLPQFLLQPIVENAIKHGIAKRADAGRIDVRIYEKNGELHLCVHDNGPAFSDDMSGGYGLRSIQDKLKLLYGDDARVELQNWPLKQVLLSILMTKVRSGYSLVIPDTDA; encoded by the coding sequence ATGACTCGCGAGCAACTTATCGGCACGATCGGTAAAAATGGCAGGCGCCTTAACATGCGGGCATCTGACCTGGCCGATTTCGATTTTAGCGGTATTGACCTGACACAGGCTGACCTTCGTTTTTCGAACCTCACCAGAGCTAATTTTCGGGGAGCCATATTGCGACAGGCGAATCTAAGCTTTTCGGAACTCAGCGGGGCTGACTTTACGGATGCCGATTTGTATGAAGCGAACCTGAATTTCTGCGGGTTGATGAATGTGAACCTGACAGGCGCTAATGTAGAAGGAGCCACATTCAATTTTGCCGGGCGAAGTAAATACATCCCGGAGAAGATCAAAGCAGAACCCATTACGTTAACGACATTACTCCAGAAACCCGGCTGGGGAACCTTCATTGGCTCTTTTCTGGGTGCCTTACTGATCTATGGCTGCAATGCCATCATCTACTTTACTCACCTGATTCTGAACGCTACAGATCCACTGATAGCGGGCTTGTATCGATTTCTGATCATCGAGAATGTTACCGATGGAGCTGCTGTATTTCTGCTAACGTGGGCAATGTCGGGTTGGCTTACGAGTCAGTTTAAAGCTATCTGGCTAAGACACCTACTGGTGAGTGTTGCGGTAATAATTAGCTTCTTCAGTATCAATTCGGTTTTGTACATGTTGCTGGGCAAACCGTTTATCGATGAATTAGCGAAACGACCCGTCGGGGTCGAGCAAACAGCATCCTGGTATTTCTATGTATTAGGTGATTTGCTCATCGCCAACATCTTCCTTTATGTTCTTCAGCAAGGGCGCCAGTTGACCCGGAAGCTCTCAGAGCAGGAAATTCAGCTTCTGAATCTGGAGAAATTAAAAACACGGGCTGAACTGGATGCTTTACAGGCTAAAATTAATCCGCATTTTCTGTATAATGCCCTGAATAGTATTGCCAGCCTGGTTCACGAAGATCCCGACAAGGCTGAGGAAATGACGTTGTTGCTGTCAAAACTGTTTCGTTACTCGACGAGCCGCAATGGCGAATTATTTTCTACCCTGGCCGACGAACTGGAGATGGTTCGAACCTACTTACAGGTTGAACAAGTGCGATTCGGAAATCGGTTAACGTTTAGCGTTGAAGTGGCCGATCCGGCCCTGAATGAGCTGAAACTGCCTCAGTTTTTGTTACAGCCCATTGTCGAAAATGCCATCAAGCATGGCATTGCGAAACGCGCCGATGCAGGCCGTATCGACGTCCGTATTTATGAGAAAAACGGTGAGCTTCACCTCTGTGTCCACGATAACGGCCCCGCTTTTTCCGACGATATGAGCGGTGGGTATGGCTTACGAAGCATTCAGGATAAACTAAAACTACTCTACGGTGACGACGCCCGCGTAGAACTTCAGAACTGGCCATTGAAGCAGGTGCTCCTGTCTATTCTTATGACTAAAGTTCGAAGTGGTTATTCGCTGGTGATTCCCGATACAGATGCCTAA
- a CDS encoding SgcJ/EcaC family oxidoreductase produces the protein MEPSQTSIRPAVVAVDEAAIREVFAQLAVAWNAGDARAFSQYFTDDCDYITFAGQHIKGRQANEQIHNELFNSWALKGSTMHAGPESPSIAFLSNNIALMHSTGMIQLRFQKKPPLNRLSIQTIILIKANGQWKIRAFHNCRVQKPGLFQQLLMAFKSK, from the coding sequence ATGGAACCAAGTCAAACCTCAATCAGGCCAGCAGTTGTAGCTGTCGATGAAGCTGCAATTCGCGAGGTCTTTGCTCAACTGGCAGTGGCCTGGAATGCTGGTGATGCCAGAGCGTTTAGTCAATATTTTACCGACGATTGTGATTACATCACGTTCGCGGGGCAACATATCAAGGGCAGACAAGCGAACGAACAGATTCACAATGAGCTATTTAACTCCTGGGCGTTGAAAGGCTCTACGATGCATGCAGGACCCGAATCGCCTTCGATTGCCTTTTTGAGTAATAACATTGCCCTTATGCATTCAACCGGAATGATTCAACTACGCTTCCAGAAGAAGCCCCCTTTGAATCGATTATCGATCCAGACAATCATTTTGATCAAAGCAAACGGCCAATGGAAAATCAGGGCGTTTCACAACTGTCGTGTGCAGAAACCGGGTTTATTCCAGCAGCTCCTTATGGCATTTAAAAGCAAGTAA